From the Lolium rigidum isolate FL_2022 chromosome 2, APGP_CSIRO_Lrig_0.1, whole genome shotgun sequence genome, one window contains:
- the LOC124687349 gene encoding uncharacterized protein LOC124687349 has translation MASPAASAAETEFTQETARQSLIAISQSLPEAGSLRSTNVKPPSTPVANGYQDAGAANCRSKLMSISDLSSPDALPTPCPPKNIATNCMMADA, from the coding sequence ATGGCCTCACCGGCAGCTTCAGCAGCAGAAACAGAGTTCACTCAGGAAACTGCTCGCCAGTCTCTGATCGCGATCTCCCAGTCCCTTCCTGAGGCAGGTTCACTCCGAAGCACCAACGTCAAGCCACCGAGCACCCCTGTGGCAAACGGGTATCAGGATGCTGGGGCGGCGAACTGCAGATCAAAGCTGATGTCAATCTCTGACCTTTCCTCTCCTGATGCTCTACCCACGCCATGCCCTCCCAAGAATATTGCAACCAACTGTATGATGGCTGACGCCTAA